CCCATGGTTATACTTCCTGTTTCTAACCTAACAGCAACATTCAGAAAAGACTTCAAGTCAAAAGTATGACAGCTGCGATTCAGAAGTCCCATTTGGTCTTAAAAGCATCTGTAAGACagctttcacaataagagtcTGACAGCGACTGGTGCCCCGGTGACATCACGGTGACATCACGGTGACATCAGCGGGTCCCTGAGGTCATTGGCAACACGTGCCATGTTAACTGGGGTCGGCTCCACACTCGCTCTCCTCTGGGATGTCCTGCAAATCtgaagggtcagaggtcacaagtTACGTTGagataatatttataatatataatatttcttTTATATATGGTAATATGACATCATCACATAGTACATACATTTATTGAAGATATTATCATCATTGttacaacaaatatatattgAAATCAATACAGATCAAAGTCATACCTCTCGGGCTGTCGGAGCGAGGAGAGATCCTCATCACTTCCTCCTCGCTTCCTCCCTCGCTGTCTAATTGGTCCACGGGATCCTGGCTGGCCAGTGGTGCGAGGGGGCGGAGCTCCAACTCTCTGCTGCCACGCCTCCTGCTCCCCTGCTAAAACAGACATTGTAGCTTAGCTTACGATAGGTTAGCTTGTTGCCAGATTTAACCCTTCACTTAATCCTGACTCACTTGTTCTCCCCTGTTGACACTATTGATTTCCCCGTTGCCCCTCTTCTTGTCTTCTGTCTCTGCTCCCTCCCACGttggctcctcccccctcctacGTAGCCGTGTcacttcctcctgcagcagctccacctgcCTCCGCAGCAACACCGCCTCCCCGCTCGAGTCCAGACCCGTGTCGCGCGACATTGAACGTGAGaggcggggggcggggcctgtggTGGACGAGGGGGCGGGATCTGTTCCAATTGATAGTTCCAGGATGGAGTCCTGACGAATCACAGCAGCCTGTGGacgaatcagaatcagaagccatttattgccccATATGTTACACGTGGAGGCATTTGTCCCGACGGTTGGTCCAATGTAAACGACTGTGCAGGATGTTCCGGGGATTTGGGTCCATGGGGACGTGGTTCATGAGACCAACTGATGAggggaaaaatgtgtttttgtgccccttccatcagGCAGGAGGCCTGGAGTGACACCATGGCGCCGCACAAGTAGCAGCATCTCCGCAATAACCACCGTGAGacactgtgtgtacatataagtatatttatttagttcCTAGTATATTTAGTTCTTTTCTGGTCTAGTATTTCTCTTGGTTTTTACCATGTACCTTGTGTGCACTGTACACTTTGCTGCCTGTGATCCcgtgaatttccccattgtgggactaataaagaaATATCTTATCTAATCTCTTATCTTATTCTAAAGCAAGACGTGTTTCCCAGCTTCACGCGCTGCTTCCtgtcggacaggaagtctgtgatccacttgcaggtggagtcgggcacgtgcagctggacAAGTTTGTTGCGCAGCAGAGACGGGACGATGGTGTTaatgcagagctgaagtccagatgctggaggatgtagtggaggaccATGTGCACGCAttgtctacagacctgttggctctgtaactgcagggggtccaggagcaggagggggtcagtgagggtttTCAGCAGAGGTGTCGAACGAAGtactgatggtggttctatctgatggtggttctatgtggatggtggttctatctgatggtggttctatgtgatggtggttctatctgatggtggttctatgtggatggtggttctatgtggatggtggttctatgtggatggtggttctatctgatggtggttctatgtgaatGAAGTCTCTTCATTCACATGAAATAACCACCATGACTCAATAAAGAGGTTCCTCACCTGCAGGGCGTGAAGCTGCGTGCTCAGACCAACCAATCGCTGACGGACCTCCTGCGGAGAAGACAGGTGTCACATGTTAACGACTGCTCTGATTGGACAGTGTTCATATGTGCTCAGGCAAACCCACTAGACAGCATATTGTATTATTGGTATTAATTAGTCATCTGTGACACAAGTGTCAAACCTTGGCCCACCGGATGACTTTGTCATAAATTCACTCTGTGAGTGAGGGCATGCGTtggaccaggaggaccaggaggaccaggaggaccaggaggaccaggtCCTTCACCAACCCATTGAAAGAAACATCACGTGAGGTGACCACGCGacgcttctgacagacgaggcgcacgttgtgtttattttatatcGATTCGTTTTGCGCTGCCGGTGTGCAGCTGCCCGagcaggaggtggtggagggggggggggggggggggtgtagatcgCCATTGAGTTGGATTGAAAAGTTGAGTGAAAAGTAGCtcgaaaagaagaaaaaagtgtgGGGAGCCCTGCGCTCCTCGACCGCGGCGCTACTGCAGGCAGCTGATGAGTGTGATGATAAAGCCGTGAACCTTGAATCAAGGTTTGTTTCTCGCTCACACGACGATagtgaaacaggaagtgcttgTTACCTCGTTCATGGACCGTTCCTGCAGCTGGTTACCGTTTCTGTCCTGAAGGACAAACAGAAGACGTTAAATCTAATTAATATGtattaatatataaattatataatatataaaagtaGGGGGCCACATACGGCCACACACAATAAAAAGTCCACACTTTTTCGACTTAATTCATTAAAAACTTGCTGTTTGAATAAGAGATTCACCTTTGATGAGCTGTTGTTAGAATCAAATGATCCATTCGGGGAACCAGAGTCACCATCTGAAGGATCAATTAATGATACATTAATAAACAGTCAATCAATAATTACATGTTACAATAACACATggatattcattattttaaagctGTAAAGGATAAATTATTCAATTAATATCAGTTCTGTCACAAAGTGATTATGCAAACGGTTTCCTAGGTGAAGGCAACTCACTGCTGAGCTCCTGGTTGCCGTTGGTTACGGAGGACTTGTTGATGCTGGTGTTCAGCAGCAGTTCGGTCAGTTTATCCACTAGAGAAGAAGAATTATAAGCATACATCAGTATGAATATACTGTAGTTTgattatgaatatgaatatgaagaCTCACCTTcgctgatggaggagatgaggagcgGCTCGGCCCGAGGAGCGTGAGGAGTGTCCGCCCTGAACAAgtttctgcaggaggaggaggaggtgctgagcTCTacgcctccttctccatcccctcctcttcctgttgcctccaccaggtCAGAGAACAGGGTCACCCGTTCCTGCAGGAGCTCCAGCACCTCCCTGTCCTTCTGCTGGATGTCagctgggagggaggaggaggaggaggaggcgagggatGTTCAATTAGATCTCAAGTAGATTTTAATTTCATAAAAGGCATTTTACAACCAGGCAAGacagaaaagggaaatataGACAAAGACGAGGTgtggaaggaggaggtggtgaatGAAGAGTGTAGCAGTAGGAGGAGTGTTCAGAGGAGgtgaaagaagaggaggtgtAGGTGTAGTAAAGGGAGGACTAGAAGGAGGTGTTGTAGTAGGAGGAGGTATTGTGGTAAGACGACGAGTAAGAGGAGGTGTTAAAGTATTAGGAGAGAGCGGAAGAGGTGTATTAAGAGGTGtggtagaggaggaggtgcaatAGGAGGTGTAGTATGAGGTTTAgcagaggaggtgaagaagaggaagtgcAGTAGAGGAGGTGTAGTGGAGGAGGTGTAGGGGAGGAGGTGCAGTAGGAGGTGTAGTGGAGGAGGTGCAGTAGGAGGTGTAGTGGAGGAGGTGCAGTAGGAGGTGCAGTGGAGGAGGTGCAGTAGGAGGTGCAGTGGAGGAGGTGCAGTAGGAGGTGTAGTGGAGGAGGTGCAGTAGAGGAGGTGCAGTAGGAGGTGTAGTGGAGGAGGTGCAGTAGGAGGTGTAGTGGAGGAGGTGCAGTAGGAGGTGCAGTGGAGGAGGTGCAGTAGGAGGTGTAGTGGAGGAGGTGCAGTAGGAGGTGTAGTGGAGGAGGTGCAGTAGGAGGTGCAGTGGAGGAGGTGCAGTAGGAGGTGCAGTGGAGGAGGTGCAGTAGGAGGTGTAGTGGAGGAGGTGCAGTAGGAGGTGTAGTGGAGGAGGTGCTGTACCTCGGAGTCTTCTCAGTAAAGCTTTATCTTCGGTCTCAATAAGCGGAAACTCGTCTCTAGGCGGACAActgcagaaaaaacacatgaagtacttgtactatGAGGTCTTGTGAGGTACTTTGAGGTATTCAGTATTCCTTCTAGGTTTACTacttcaggagggggggggtccgctgGTACGAGCGCCACACGGGCACATAAACGGACATAATCGCACACGAGGCGGAACCACCGCCTCGTGAAAAAACCCGATGTATTCCAAGGTACTCTGATGTACTCTGACGTACTCTGAGGTACTCTGATGTACTCTTACGTACTCTGACATACTCTGAGGTACTCTGAGGTACTCTGACGTACTCTGAGGTACTCTGATGTACTCTGACGTACTCTAACGTACTCTGAGGTGCTCTGATGTACTCTGACATACTCTGAGGTACTCTGACGTACTCTAACGTACTCTGAGGTGCTCTGAGGTACTCTAACGTACTCTGAGGTACTCTGATGTACTCTGATGTACTCTGACGTACTCTAACGTACTCTGAGGTGCTCTGATGTACTCTGACATACTCTGAGGTACTCTGACGTACTCTGACGTACTCTGAGGTACTCTAACGTACTCTGAGGTACTCTGATGTACTCTGACGTACTCTGAGGTACTCTGATGTACTCTTACGTACTCTGACATACTCTGAGGTACTCTGAGGTACTCTGACGTACTCTAACGTACTCTGAGGTGCTCTGAGGTACTCTAACGTACTCTGAGGTACTCTGATGTACTCTGATGTACTCTGACGTACTCTAACGTACTCTGAGGTGCTCTGATGTACTCTGACATACTCTGAGGTACTCTGACATACTCTGAGGTACTCTGACGTACTCTGACGTACTCTAAGGTGCTCTGATGTACTCTGACATACTCTGAGGTACTCTGACGTACTCTAACGTACTCTGAGGTACTCTAACGTACTCTGAGGTACTCTGATGTACTCTGACGTACTCTGAGGTACTCTGATGTACTCTTACGTACTCTGAGGTACTCTGACATACTCTGAGGTACTCTGAGGTACTCTGACGTACTCTAACGTACTCTGAGGTGCTCTGATGTACTCTGACATACTCTGAGGTACTCTGACGTACTCTAACGTACTCTGAGGTGCTCTGATGTACTCTGACATACTCTGAGGTACTCTGATGTACTCTGATGTACTCTGACGTACTCTAACGTACTCTGAGGTGCTCTGATGTACTCTGACATACTCTGAGGTACTCTGACGTACTCTAACGTACTCTGAGGTGCTCTGATGTACTCTGACATACTCTGAGGTACTCTGACGTACTCTAACGTACTCTGAGGTGCTCTGATGTACTCTGACATACTCTGAGGTACTCTGACGTACTCTAACGTACTCTGAGGTACTCTGAGGTGCTCTGAGGTACTCTAACGTACTCTGAGGTACTCTGAGGTGCTCTGAGGTACTGACCTGAGAGCAGTCTGCTGGATGCGGCTCATCCAGGTCCTCCGGCCCTCTTTAGATGAAGCATGAAGCTCGTACATCTCAGGAGGAGTCGAGGAGCTGATGAGGTACATCCCTCGCTCCTGATTGGCTATGTCTCTGACAATCAGGTTGTTCAGGGACATCACTGGAGACTTgtcctgagagacagacaggcacatGGTCAGGTAGACAGTCGGGTTGAGGGACAGGGGCACAGAGCGGCACATGGTCAGGTAGACATACAAGACTCACCAGAGATGCAAAGGTGAACTTCTGATCTTTCTCTTGGAGGAAAACCAAGATGTCCGACATTAGCAGGACCTGGACATCTagagacaaagcagacaggGGGTCAGCTCCTGGTGACATCACAGTAGCTGCTGGTGACATCACCCTTCTCTACCTTTCATCCTGGAGCCCTGGACCTTCCAGAGGAGTGGTCCCTCATGGAGGAGCTTCCTTCTaagcagctctcctcctctgaagaCTCCTCCCCCTCTGACCTCCGCCTCGGCACGTGGGTCCAGACGGGCTTGGATCTCCTGCAGCCTCCTGGTCCGGTCCAGCTCCAGCACCTCCTGGTCCACGGAGCCgatcagctccttcaggagaagTAGGGCCCGCTTCAATGCCTGCGCCTCCTCTTCGTTGCCTGGTCACAGGACACAGAGTCAGAGGTTATCAGAGGTTACTCAAGGTCAGAGTTTGTTAAGGGTATTAGAGGTCAGGGCTCATTAAAGGTCATGAGAGGTCACAGGTACCTTTGGTGTTGTCGAGGATCCGCTGGATGAGAACAGGGTACTTGGTGATACGCTGAGTCACCAGCAGGATACATTCCTGGACGCCATGACGACGCAGCAGAGGACCACGACAGGCCCGCTGAGCATTATGGGATGGAGAGAATCAGGGTCAAGACACAACAGGTCAACCCAGGTCAGACCACTTCAAAACAGACTAAACGTCAGAGTCTGGTCCAGAGACCAGAACTAAAGCTGAAATAAACCAGGTCCAGACTCAAGTCTTAATCCTGGTCCTCGTCCTGgaactacggtggccctgaagtgcaaaacacaacagaaaataggaaaacacaacaacattaactccttacggaaagggtggggccttatagcaggaagcagaggacggacccttctgattggacagacagactgtctgtcttaatccgaagcctttcgtcGGCAACGGAAAGTGAAATGAAGGATTCAAACGAGCGCCactctgaaagctgagaaatgccgctttctagatattctgTCAATCAATGAATGAGGGGCGGGACTGAGAGGCAGTGATGAGGGAGGAAGTGACGGAGAGATGACGGTGTTTTAccagtgtcttaaaagtgtcctactagtgtttcaccaccGTTTTactgctgttttgttgtttggttATATtcaggtgttgtaaataaagtaaataacgCTACGGCCGACACGGCTCAGGGAGTCCGATTCCGTGTGAGgagttggatgtgtggcggaGTGCGTGACAGTGAGTGAGAGCCGTGTGCCATTTGCTGTTagaagacagacagtccgtctgtccaatcagaagggtccgtcctcggctataaggccctcccctttccgtaagatgttaatgttgttgtgttttgcacttcagggccagcGGATGGAGCAGGTCCTGGTCCTCACCCTGATGAACTGCTGCAGCCGTCGGTCTCGGTTTAGAACTTCTTTGTAGAGTTTCACAGCTTTGGGATGTCGACTACAGAACTCAGAGTAGAGCTTCTTCATGTCGTCTGCAGGCTGACCTGaaaactacacacacagacacacacagacacacacagttaacACTGAAAATGATCCGATTGGACGTTTCCAGTTCGTTCTTCCTTTATCACTCTTTTGAGAGTAGAACTGTTTTTCATTCATAAGCTTTTAAGTTCTTGATTACAACACATGAAAGGTTGATATTACCTGTCTCACCTCCAGAACCCTGCTACCTGTCTAACCTCCAGAACCCTGCTACCTGTCTAACCTCCAGAACCCTGCTACCTGTGTAACCTCCAGAACCCTGCTACCTGTCTAACCTCCAGAACCCTGCTACCTGTCTAACCTGCAGAAGCCGGGTACCTGTTTAAGCAGCAGGTCGCCAATGCAGCGCACGGTGAAGTTGGTGGAGCTGCCCTCCATCAGCCCCTCCCTCCTGCGTTGGAGCAGCAGGGACAGGAAGTTGGAGTGCCactccgtcagctggtccagaCACGGGAAGATGGTGTGAACCACGGCCGCCTccagctgcacctcctccaGCATGGCCCGCCGGTACACACCCTCCATGATGCGCAGGGTTCGCACGTGGTGGAACTCAGTCTGGATAAGCtctgaggaggcggagcctgctGTGAGCCATGTGTTTAAacacacatgtatatgtacTGCGTGTACTGCGTGTACTCGGTACCGTAGATGACGTCCTGCTTCTTGATCAGGTCTTTGTGAAGCGTCTGCAGGAAGCTCGGCTCCACCACGAGGCTCCAGCTGTCCGCCTGCACGCAGCGcccgtcctcctgcagctcctccagcagggggcTCCACCACCACTCAGCTGCACCCAGAGGGACACGCAACACAGagggacacaacacagagacacacacaaagggacacacattgtttattaattatttaatcTTCAGTCTGCAGCTCTTAATgctacaataataatacaaatagtcGTAGTAATAATGATATGAATAGTCATAGTAATAATGGTATGAATAGTCGTGGTAATAATGATATGAATAGTCGTAGTAATAATGATATGAATAGATATGAATAGTCGTAGTAATAATCGTATGAATAGTCGTAGTAATAATGATACAAATAGTCGTAGTAATAATGATATGAATAGATATGAATAGTCGTAGTAATAATGATATGAAGAGTCGTAGTAATAATGATATGAATAGTCGTAGTAATAATGGTATGAATAGTCGTGGTAATAATGATATGAATAGTCGTAGTAATAATGATACAAATAGTTGTAGTAATAATGATATGAATAGTCGTAGTAATAATGATATGAATAGTCGTAGTAATAATGGTATGAATAGTCGTGGTAATAATGATATGAATAGTCGTAGTAATAATGATATGAAGAGTCATAGTAATAATGATATGAAGAGTCGTAGTAATAATGATATGAAGAGTCGTAGTAATAATGATACAAATAGTCGTAGTAATAATGATATGAATAGTCGTAGAAATAATGATATGAAGAGTCGTAGTAATAATCATATGAAGAGTCGTAGTAATAATGATATGAAGATTCGTAGTAATAATGATACAAATAGTCGTAATAATGATATGAATAGATATGAATAGTCGTAGTAATAATGATATGAAGAGTCGTAGTAATAATGATATGAATAGTCGTAGTAATAATGATATGAATAGATATGAATAGTCGTAGTAATAATGATATGAAGAGTCGTAGTAATAATGATATGAAGAGTCGTAGTAATAATGATATGAATAGCAATAATAAACTACAGACCGTCATCAGTCAGAGACTCCATGGACAAAGTCCGGCTCCTGAAGTTCAAAGACTCGGTGGACTGAGACAGAATCCTCCTGAGACCTACAGAGTCCTCACTCATcctgagagacggacagagcAGGTGAAAGGGAGACACACACGGGTGAGAGACAACAGGTGAAAGAGACAAgtgagaaagagacagacaggagagagagacaggcaagAGACAGACTTCAAGCTCCAAATGATTTGTGTGATCAACCTTTATCACGGAAATGATTATACAGAATAATCAAATAGTCGGGGCCTAATGTCCAACATAGTAATGATTATGCACGCAAGGACATGCACCAGCCAATGAGGCGACTGCAGGACTCACCCTGCGATGTTATTGGTGGAGACGCTCTTGGCGAGCGAGAGGCCGGAGCGGACGCGCCGCGAGCCGAGCAGCGACTGGCGGAGGCTGTCGGAGGGATAGATGGCCGAGCTTGGACGCTCCTTCATCATTGGAGCTGGACAAAGAACTCAAggcatcatcgtcatcatcatcatcatcatcatcatcatcaccatcatcatcatcatcggttacaagcagcagagaagaagagctcttcttcttcttctatgatTTAAAAGAACAGACCTGAACTGcaccaacaaatacaaacagaatGAACATTAAGCTTCAGGACTACGATTCCCACAATGCTGCAGGACAGTGTCCTTCTATGTGAGAGACAGAAGGCCAgggagacagacaaacagacaggaagaaGGACAGACTGGTCAACTCACTTTTGCTGCGCATGGTGACATTCTGCAGAGCTGAACTGTTTCTTGACAGCGTCAGTTTCTGTTGCTtttagagagagacaggcagtcagaacagacagacgggtcggtgtccagtcagacagacagtgagACGGTTCTTACCCGTTGCTTCATTTTGGCACAGCTGGCCAGACTGTCTCTGCAGCGGTTATGGATGGTGACGTTACATGCTAAGAGAGAGACAAGCacacaggggaggagagagagagacgggtgtTCAGAAAAAAGCACCAGTCCACCTGATAGAACCATAGAACCTTCTGTAGTGCACCTGATAGAACCCCCACTAGTCCACCTGATAGAACCATAGAACCCCCACCACTCCACCTGATGGAACCATAGAACCTTCTGTAGTCCACCTGATGGAACCATAGAACCTTCACCAGTCCACCTGATAGAGCCATAGAACCCCCACCACTCCACCTGATGGAACCATAGAACCTTCACCAGTCCACCGGATAGAACCATAGAACCCCCACCAGTCCACCTGATGGAACCATAGAACCTTCTGTAGTGCACCTGATAGAACCCCCACCAGTCCACCTGATAGAACCATAGAACCCCCACCACTCCACCTGATGGAACCATAGAACCTTCTGTAGTCCACCGGATGGAACCatagaacctccaccagtcCACCTGATAGAGCCATAGAACCCCCACCAGTCCACCTGATGGAACCATAGAACCTTCTGTGGTGCACCTGATAGAACCCCCACCAGTCCACCTGATAGAACCATAGAACCCCCACCACTCCACCTGATGGAACCATAGAACCTTCTGTAGTGCACCTGATAGAACCATAGAACCCCCACCAGTCCACCTGATGGAACCATAGGACCTTCTGTAGTGCACCTGATAGAACCCCCACCAGTCCACCTGATAGAACCATAGAACCCCCACCACTCCACCTGATGGAACCatagaacctccaccagtcCACCTGATAGAACCATAGAACCCCCACCAGTCCACCTGATGGAACCATAGGACCTTCTGTAGTGCACCTGATAGAACCCCCACCAGTCCACCTGATAGAACCATAGAACCCCCACCACTCCACCTGATGGAACCATAGAACCTTCTGTAGTCCACCTGATGGAACCatagaacctccaccagtcCACCTGATAGAACCATAGAACCCCCACTAGTCCACCTGATGGAACCATAGAACCTTCTGTAGTCCACCTGatagaacctccaccagtcCACCTGATAGAACCATAGAACCCCCACCACTCCACCTGATGGAACCATAGAACCTTCTGTAGTCCACCTGATGGAACCatagaacctccaccagtcCACCTGATAGAACCA
This genomic stretch from Gasterosteus aculeatus chromosome 20, fGasAcu3.hap1.1, whole genome shotgun sequence harbors:
- the LOC120810370 gene encoding rho guanine nucleotide exchange factor 2 isoform X2, coding for MSRLLESRRQDRMKEINLKNKEKVRLKEREKEAREREARTSNGHLFTSLTVSSTTLCSSCSRSITAKEALSCPACNVTIHNRCRDSLASCAKMKQRQQKLTLSRNSSALQNVTMRSKTPMMKERPSSAIYPSDSLRQSLLGSRRVRSGLSLAKSVSTNNIAGMSEDSVGLRRILSQSTESLNFRSRTLSMESLTDDAEWWWSPLLEELQEDGRCVQADSWSLVVEPSFLQTLHKDLIKKQDVIYELIQTEFHHVRTLRIMEGVYRRAMLEEVQLEAAVVHTIFPCLDQLTEWHSNFLSLLLQRRREGLMEGSSTNFTVRCIGDLLLKQFSGQPADDMKKLYSEFCSRHPKAVKLYKEVLNRDRRLQQFIRRACRGPLLRRHGVQECILLVTQRITKYPVLIQRILDNTKGNEEEAQALKRALLLLKELIGSVDQEVLELDRTRRLQEIQARLDPRAEAEVRGGGVFRGGELLRRKLLHEGPLLWKVQGSRMKDVQVLLMSDILVFLQEKDQKFTFASLDKSPVMSLNNLIVRDIANQERGMYLISSSTPPEMYELHASSKEGRRTWMSRIQQTALSCPPRDEFPLIETEDKALLRRLRADIQQKDREVLELLQERVTLFSDLVEATGRGGDGEGGVELSTSSSSCRNLFRADTPHAPRAEPLLISSISEVDKLTELLLNTSINKSSVTNGNQELSNGDSGSPNGSFDSNNSSSKDRNGNQLQERSMNEEVRQRLVGLSTQLHALQAAVIRQDSILELSIGTDPAPSSTTGPAPRLSRSMSRDTGLDSSGEAVLLRRQVELLQEEVTRLRRRGEEPTWEGAETEDKKRGNGEINSVNRGEQGSRRRGSRELELRPLAPLASQDPVDQLDSEGGSEEEVMRISPRSDSPRDLQDIPEESECGADPS
- the LOC120810370 gene encoding rho guanine nucleotide exchange factor 2 isoform X1 → MSRLLESRRQDRMKEINLKNKEKVRLKEREKEAREREARTSNGHLFTSLTVSSTTLCSSCSRSITAKEALSCPACNVTIHNRCRDSLASCAKMKQRQQKLTLSRNSSALQNVTMRSKTPMMKERPSSAIYPSDSLRQSLLGSRRVRSGLSLAKSVSTNNIAGMSEDSVGLRRILSQSTESLNFRSRTLSMESLTDDAEWWWSPLLEELQEDGRCVQADSWSLVVEPSFLQTLHKDLIKKQDVIYELIQTEFHHVRTLRIMEGVYRRAMLEEVQLEAAVVHTIFPCLDQLTEWHSNFLSLLLQRRREGLMEGSSTNFTVRCIGDLLLKQFSGQPADDMKKLYSEFCSRHPKAVKLYKEVLNRDRRLQQFIRRACRGPLLRRHGVQECILLVTQRITKYPVLIQRILDNTKGNEEEAQALKRALLLLKELIGSVDQEVLELDRTRRLQEIQARLDPRAEAEVRGGGVFRGGELLRRKLLHEGPLLWKVQGSRMKDVQVLLMSDILVFLQEKDQKFTFASLDKSPVMSLNNLIVRDIANQERGMYLISSSTPPEMYELHASSKEGRRTWMSRIQQTALSCPPRDEFPLIETEDKALLRRLRADIQQKDREVLELLQERVTLFSDLVEATGRGGDGEGGVELSTSSSSCRNLFRADTPHAPRAEPLLISSISEVDKLTELLLNTSINKSSVTNGNQELSNGDSGSPNGSFDSNNSSSKDRNGNQLQERSMNEEVRQRLVGLSTQLHALQAAVIRQDSILELSIGTDPAPSSTTGPAPRLSRSMSRDTGLDSSGEAVLLRRQVELLQEEVTRLRRRGEEPTWEGAETEDKKRGNGEINSVNRGEQQGSRRRGSRELELRPLAPLASQDPVDQLDSEGGSEEEVMRISPRSDSPRDLQDIPEESECGADPS